A region of Anopheles merus strain MAF chromosome 2R, AmerM5.1, whole genome shotgun sequence DNA encodes the following proteins:
- the LOC121588922 gene encoding delta(9)-fatty-acid desaturase fat-7-like — MGADSQTKTILCAKTPELIETAIADRKPEQSQTDPHNRAPTAESLAAELSQSDSTLSGTQFEKALQTCSNVVHEAEVDRKLKEIGAATPILPSEIGTDFNFKREIVWKNVVGFLLLHICGWVGLHLAFWRYCDYRTTLYTLWLMYASGQGVTMGAHRLWSHRAFKAKLWLRIILLWMHTLAGQNCLYVWVRDHRQHHKFSDTDADPHNANRGFFFSHIGWLLSKKHPKVIEYGKKIDMSDLEADPLIMFQKDHYKLLYTIFALFGPTAIPVYFWGENPWYALFVAFFFRTVLSLNATWSVNSAAHMFGTRPYDKTMWPVENMFVSFVAVGEGWHNYHHAFPWDYRASEYGTPLNLTGTLIDLLAKFGAVYDRKTATPNMVKNRVMRTGDKSHHTYGTDEGRSAFTTLWNIWKHPSNPSYNSIYTPKPKILQSDGYALIPDELKQSERDEDILSKENEELMRRQKEEENRTTEANQIYNKLSKYIKEQQQSVPESVDELLLQQSNNNVDKTGHPMQGKAALNVVDCNDNALVKRKVTVDAESSTTSH; from the exons ATGGGAGCCGACTCGCAGACGAAAACGATTTTGTGCGCAAAAACGCCCGAACTGATCGAGACGGCAATCGCCGACCGAAAACCAGAACAATCACAGACTGATCCGCATAATCGTGCACCGACGGCCGAAAGCCTTGCCGCGGAGCTGTCCCAATCAGACTCGACCCTTTCCGGGACACAGTTTGAGAAGGCGCTGCAAACCTGCAGCAACGTGGTGCACGAAGCAGAGGTAGACCGGAAGCTGAAGGAGATCGGAGCTGCCACGCCCATCCTGCCGTCGGAGATCGGGACGGATTTTAACTTCAAGCGGGAAATCGTTTGGAAAAATGTGGTCGGCTTTCTGCTGCTTCACATCTGCGGCTGGGTTGGATTACATCTGGCTTTCTGGCGATACTGTGACTATCGTACGACGCTATACA CACTTTGGCTGATGTACGCCTCTGGACAGGGTGTCACGATGGGTGCACATCGACTCTGGTCTCACCGGGCGTTCAAGGCGAAGCTCTGGCTGAGGATCATCCTGCTGTGGATGCATACACTGGCCGGACAGAACTGCCTGTACGTGTGGGTTCGTGACCACCGACAGCACCACAAGTTCTCGGACACGGACGCCGATCCGCACAACGCAAACCGTGGATTCTTTTTCTCACACATTGGATGGCTTCTCTCTAAGAAACACCCGAAG GTGATTGAGTACGGCAAGAAGATCGACATGTCCGATTTAGAAGCAGATCCGCTGATCATGTTCCAAAAGGA CCATTACAAACTTCTGTACACAATTTTTGCACTCTTCGGCCCCACGGCCATTCCGGTTTACTTCTGGGGAGAAAACCCGTGGTACGCATTATTCGTGGCGTTCTTCTTCCGCACTGTACTTAGCCTAAACGCGACATGGTCCGTGAACAGTGCAGCACACATGTTTGGAACTCGTCCTTACGACAA GACCATGTGGCCGGTGGAGAACATGTTTGTATCATTCGTCGCTGTTGGTGAGGGCTGGCACAACTACCACCATGCCTTCCCGTGGGATTATCGTGCATCAGAGTACGGAACGCCGCTCAATCTTACCGGTACGCTTATTGATCTGTTAGCAAAGTTTGGCGCAGTGTACGATCGTAAAACGGCTACACCGAACATG GTTAAGAACCGTGTGATGCGTACTGGAGACAAGTCCCACCATACCTACGGTACCGATGAAGGCCGTAGTGCGTTTACGACGCTGTGGAACATCTGGAAGCATCCGTCCAATCCGAGCTACAACTCGATCTACACGCCCAAACCGAAGATACTGCAATCGGACGGATACGCGCTCATTCCGGACGAACTGAAGCAGTCCGAACGGGACGAGGATATACTGTCGAAGGAGAACGAGGAACTGATGCGGCGCcagaaagaggaagaaaaccgCACCACTGAAGCTAACCAAATTTACAACAAGTTGTCGAAATACATCAAGGAGCAACAgcaatcggttccggaatcggtcgATGAGCTATTACTACAGCAGTCGAACAACAATGTGGATAAAACCGGGCACCCAATGCAGGGCAAGGCGGCACTCAACGTGGTCGACTGCAATGATAATGCGCTCGTGAAGCGGAAAGTGACCGTTGATGCTGAATCGTCCACTACAAGCCACTAG